A single Pseudomonadota bacterium DNA region contains:
- a CDS encoding helix-turn-helix domain-containing protein — MTPALHNLPRVGSAAIASTVAFALARGVPISRLEAASGTSIQELLVPSERLPLTLRGVIWQEIARSSPDEDRLLSFEMAATSGFSAMGGLADAVRVAPDLRSALQFLIDNSRLLGDDVAFALDESRRFAAFFMSQRRMGPGDELAAEAGTALKLRLMREVLQGELALRDFTVQWAPKASLACYLRAWGAVPTFEQGTGVALVFDKQTLDQPLCSSNLERFRAYDLQFELQRRLLGQAPARVDPHARLQRAIAQQIESGDYSVRGVAREAGMSVRSAQRIAAASGQSLRHLIDDSRAILAKKLMMRDPLRPIGDVAFRVGYSDERAFRRAFKRWTDMTPSDFRRTLLHVATSP, encoded by the coding sequence ATGACCCCCGCCTTGCACAACCTGCCGCGCGTTGGTTCCGCTGCGATCGCGTCCACCGTGGCCTTCGCCCTGGCACGCGGAGTTCCGATCTCGAGACTTGAGGCCGCGAGCGGCACCAGTATTCAAGAGCTCTTGGTGCCTTCCGAGCGCCTACCGCTGACGCTGCGCGGGGTAATCTGGCAGGAGATCGCCCGAAGCAGCCCAGATGAGGATCGGCTGCTGTCCTTCGAAATGGCCGCCACCTCTGGCTTTAGCGCGATGGGCGGCTTGGCTGATGCGGTGCGAGTGGCCCCGGATTTGCGCTCAGCACTGCAATTTCTCATCGATAACAGTCGCCTGCTTGGAGATGACGTGGCCTTTGCCCTCGATGAGTCTCGCCGCTTCGCAGCGTTTTTCATGTCCCAAAGGCGTATGGGGCCGGGGGATGAACTCGCGGCTGAAGCCGGCACCGCCCTGAAGCTGCGTCTGATGCGTGAGGTACTACAGGGCGAGCTCGCCCTGCGAGACTTCACTGTGCAGTGGGCACCGAAGGCGAGCCTCGCCTGCTACCTGCGCGCGTGGGGAGCGGTACCTACCTTCGAGCAGGGTACGGGCGTCGCACTCGTGTTCGACAAGCAGACCCTCGATCAGCCGTTGTGCAGCTCGAACCTCGAGCGCTTCCGCGCCTATGACCTTCAGTTTGAGTTGCAACGCCGTCTGCTCGGTCAGGCGCCGGCACGTGTGGACCCTCACGCACGGCTGCAGCGGGCCATCGCGCAGCAGATCGAGTCCGGCGATTACAGCGTTCGAGGCGTCGCCCGCGAAGCTGGCATGTCCGTACGGTCCGCACAGCGAATCGCCGCAGCTAGTGGCCAGTCCCTGCGCCACCTGATCGATGATTCACGGGCCATACTCGCCAAGAAGTTGATGATGCGCGATCCCCTTAGGCCCATCGGCGATGTGGCCTTTCGGGTTGGTTACTCCGACGAACGTGCCTTTCGCCGCGCCTTCAAGCGCTGGACGGACATGACCCCGAGCGACTTCAGACGCACCCTGTTGCACGTCGCCACAAGTCCATGA
- a CDS encoding efflux RND transporter periplasmic adaptor subunit — protein sequence MISHPLQLRTAIGALIVGSCLTACSEAPAPAPPPVRPVKFFQVYEGGGERDQEYPGEVRAADTASVGFEVSGRVVSLLAQEGQKVAAGDVLATLDDRDYRANLDIAQADLRKAQADLQRSESVYAEDPGAITVERIDSDRRALEVAQAQVAQARKAVEDCTVRAPFDGVVSRRLIEQFENVQAKQPVVIVENLARIEVEVAVPERDVLERGRPGNGLSAADLELLTAEISPRITFNALPGIELPGRITEVAARADATTRTFAARIAFDAPQDITLLPGMTARVKGRFEGAAAIVDIPLSALASTTQAQGRVWVIDTQSMTVTGREVLLGSLHEDRVTVLAGLSGGEVIAATGAAQLAEGMKVRRFE from the coding sequence GTGATCAGCCATCCCCTCCAGCTACGTACGGCCATCGGTGCGCTCATCGTTGGGTCGTGCCTGACTGCGTGTAGCGAGGCGCCTGCGCCCGCACCCCCGCCTGTTCGCCCGGTGAAGTTCTTCCAGGTGTATGAAGGCGGTGGAGAGCGCGACCAGGAATACCCGGGTGAGGTCCGTGCGGCGGATACGGCTTCCGTTGGCTTCGAGGTGTCCGGTCGCGTAGTCAGTTTGCTGGCCCAAGAGGGGCAGAAGGTGGCCGCTGGCGATGTGCTCGCCACCTTGGACGATCGCGACTACCGCGCCAACCTGGATATCGCTCAAGCCGACCTGCGCAAGGCACAGGCGGACTTGCAACGCAGCGAGAGCGTCTATGCGGAGGACCCAGGGGCGATCACCGTCGAGCGCATCGACAGCGATCGCCGCGCCTTGGAAGTGGCCCAGGCGCAGGTAGCACAGGCGCGCAAAGCGGTGGAGGACTGCACGGTGCGTGCCCCCTTCGACGGCGTGGTGTCGCGGCGGCTGATCGAGCAGTTCGAAAACGTGCAGGCCAAGCAACCGGTGGTGATCGTCGAGAATCTGGCGAGGATCGAAGTGGAGGTGGCTGTGCCGGAACGCGACGTGTTGGAACGAGGCCGCCCCGGCAATGGCCTGTCGGCCGCGGACCTCGAGTTGCTCACGGCCGAGATCTCGCCCCGCATCACCTTCAACGCGCTGCCCGGGATCGAACTCCCTGGGCGTATCACGGAGGTGGCGGCGCGCGCGGATGCCACCACCCGCACCTTCGCGGCTCGCATCGCCTTCGACGCACCCCAAGACATCACGTTGCTGCCCGGCATGACGGCCCGAGTGAAGGGGCGCTTCGAGGGCGCTGCCGCCATCGTTGACATCCCTCTCTCTGCTCTTGCGTCTACGACGCAGGCGCAGGGCCGGGTGTGGGTGATCGACACGCAGAGCATGACCGTCACGGGGCGGGAGGTGCTGCTCGGGTCCTTGCATGAAGATCGAGTGACGGTGCTGGCGGGCTTGAGCGGTGGCGAGGTCATCGCTGCCACCGGAGCTGCACAACTGGCCGAGGGCATGAAGGTGAGGCGCTTCGAATGA
- a CDS encoding DoxX family protein: MTASRSLSRTQWALQGIIAAVLLASAAANLSGAMVEQITRLGYPAYLCQILGAAYLIAIICLYQPRYRFLQEWAFAGVAVSFVGAAGSHLFAGDPITRAIPAIGLLLILIAAYALRRHIESHTLPLATIP, translated from the coding sequence ATGACCGCGAGTCGGTCGCTGAGTCGCACTCAGTGGGCGCTACAGGGAATCATCGCCGCAGTGCTGCTCGCTAGCGCAGCGGCAAACCTCAGCGGCGCCATGGTCGAGCAGATTACCCGCCTCGGCTACCCAGCCTACCTGTGTCAGATCCTCGGTGCTGCCTACCTCATCGCGATCATTTGTCTGTACCAACCTAGATACCGATTCCTTCAGGAGTGGGCATTCGCCGGCGTCGCCGTGTCATTCGTCGGCGCTGCTGGCTCGCACCTGTTCGCTGGCGACCCGATCACCAGAGCGATCCCTGCGATCGGATTGCTGCTCATCCTAATCGCCGCCTACGCGCTTCGCAGGCACATCGAGAGCCACACACTGCCCCTCGCAACGATCCCATAG
- a CDS encoding efflux transporter outer membrane subunit: MAVAAAILALVNACAVGPDFNRPRVELPPAWTAVGGDQGEPAPPPKEFSTAWWEGFDDPQLTSLVVEVFEQNLDIEAAGLRVLQARAGLAIAFGNRLPQSQSASGSLTAIGLSENDPSFFPGADDQFGVVSLGFDSTWELDFWGRFRRGVEAAVADFGGAVAAYDAVSLALIAETASTYVAVRTLQELYEVTRENVALQQRSLEIADVLARNERTTELDVEQARTLAESTRADLPTIQADLQQALNALSLLLGEAPGRVAARIGIGKVPAPEMPLETGVPAELLRRRPDVRVAELEAAAQSARVGIAQADRYPAFGLSGSVGLTNANTGSRDLSEVFAADSLEWTLGPFFSWPVFNYGRLINTVRVEDAALQESLVAYRTSVLSAAREVEDAIADVLGERAALTHVQASADAARRAVDLALLQYREGIADYQRVLDTQRTLNSQQQILVRSRGAVADSVIGLYLALGGGWELRERSPLIDGATIDEMRARTNWGALLDDVALEQTPTVPEPASEQPFFRSPLP; this comes from the coding sequence CCATCCTGGCTCTGGTCAATGCCTGTGCGGTCGGCCCCGACTTCAACCGTCCGCGGGTCGAGCTACCGCCCGCGTGGACTGCTGTGGGGGGAGATCAAGGTGAGCCCGCGCCGCCACCTAAGGAATTCTCCACCGCGTGGTGGGAGGGCTTTGACGATCCACAGCTCACCTCTCTGGTCGTCGAGGTGTTCGAGCAGAACCTGGATATCGAAGCGGCCGGCCTGCGGGTGCTGCAGGCGCGCGCGGGGTTGGCCATCGCGTTCGGCAATCGCCTGCCGCAATCGCAAAGCGCCAGCGGCAGCCTCACCGCGATTGGCTTGAGCGAGAACGACCCGTCGTTTTTCCCAGGCGCAGACGATCAGTTCGGTGTGGTCTCCCTTGGCTTCGACAGCACCTGGGAGCTGGACTTCTGGGGTCGCTTCCGCCGTGGCGTGGAAGCAGCCGTGGCCGACTTCGGCGGCGCAGTGGCGGCCTACGATGCCGTGAGCCTGGCGCTCATCGCCGAGACGGCGAGTACCTACGTCGCGGTGCGCACCCTGCAAGAGTTGTACGAAGTCACGCGCGAGAACGTAGCGCTGCAGCAGCGAAGCCTGGAGATCGCCGACGTCCTCGCGCGCAACGAGCGCACGACGGAGCTCGATGTTGAGCAGGCGCGCACCCTCGCGGAGTCCACCCGCGCCGACCTGCCGACGATTCAAGCGGACTTGCAGCAGGCACTGAACGCCTTGAGCTTGCTGCTGGGCGAAGCGCCGGGCAGGGTTGCGGCTCGCATCGGCATAGGTAAGGTGCCTGCCCCGGAAATGCCCCTGGAGACTGGCGTTCCCGCAGAGTTGCTGCGCCGCCGGCCCGACGTGCGCGTCGCCGAACTCGAGGCAGCGGCGCAGAGTGCTCGCGTCGGGATCGCCCAGGCGGATCGATACCCTGCCTTCGGTCTGAGCGGCTCCGTTGGGCTCACCAACGCGAATACGGGATCCCGAGACCTATCGGAAGTGTTCGCTGCCGACAGTCTGGAGTGGACCCTCGGCCCTTTCTTTAGCTGGCCGGTGTTCAACTACGGCCGCCTGATCAACACAGTGCGAGTCGAGGACGCCGCCCTGCAGGAGAGTCTGGTCGCCTACCGCACATCGGTGCTCAGCGCCGCGCGGGAGGTGGAGGATGCGATCGCCGACGTGCTCGGTGAGCGTGCGGCGCTCACGCACGTACAGGCCAGCGCCGATGCGGCTCGGCGAGCGGTGGACCTTGCCTTGCTCCAATACCGAGAGGGCATCGCGGATTACCAACGCGTGCTCGACACGCAGCGCACCCTGAACTCGCAGCAACAGATCCTCGTGCGCAGTCGTGGCGCGGTTGCGGACAGCGTGATCGGGCTTTACCTCGCCCTCGGCGGTGGATGGGAACTGCGCGAGCGCTCGCCGCTGATCGACGGGGCCACCATCGATGAGATGCGCGCGCGCACGAACTGGGGAGCGCTGCTCGATGACGTGGCGCTCGAACAGACGCCCACGGTGCCCGAGCCGGCTAGCGAACAACCGTTTTTCCGTTCGCCTCTTCCCTAA
- a CDS encoding DUF4124 domain-containing protein → MASSNRAVITALACLWLASGGVNADQTVYRWVDEDGVVHVSDQKPDHIEAREIIVPTGGPTRSAPAPAKPVVPAARAPDARAPQAAPRPQPSRAVPLTQMTLEQLDERCETAREVRLGPLRAAQIAQCKDEGEGDEDWCERYYADYGEGGRTASGRYRPGMFRDIAECKDALEERRRRALD, encoded by the coding sequence ATGGCATCCTCGAATCGCGCAGTGATCACAGCCCTCGCTTGCCTTTGGCTCGCGAGTGGGGGGGTGAACGCCGACCAAACCGTCTATCGCTGGGTGGATGAGGACGGCGTGGTCCATGTCTCCGATCAAAAGCCGGACCACATCGAGGCACGCGAGATCATCGTCCCCACAGGCGGACCTACGCGCTCTGCGCCTGCCCCCGCCAAACCCGTGGTTCCCGCAGCCCGCGCGCCCGATGCCCGCGCCCCCCAGGCTGCGCCACGCCCCCAGCCCTCAAGGGCCGTACCCTTGACCCAGATGACTCTGGAGCAGCTCGACGAGCGCTGTGAAACGGCTCGAGAGGTCCGCCTTGGCCCGCTCCGCGCGGCGCAGATCGCCCAGTGCAAGGACGAGGGTGAGGGAGATGAGGACTGGTGTGAGCGCTACTATGCCGACTACGGAGAAGGTGGGCGCACCGCCTCCGGCAGGTATCGCCCAGGGATGTTTCGGGACATTGCCGAGTGTAAGGACGCGCTCGAGGAGCGGCGGCGTCGGGCGTTGGATTAG
- a CDS encoding DUF2845 domain-containing protein: MRCSGRLVYAGGADGSHMHEVLRKCGQPTAKLSNFWIYERQGKRSVLEFDHRGRLYRIENERL, encoded by the coding sequence ATGCGCTGTAGCGGGAGGCTCGTTTACGCAGGCGGAGCCGACGGGTCACACATGCACGAAGTCCTGCGCAAATGCGGTCAGCCCACCGCTAAGCTCAGCAACTTCTGGATCTATGAACGCCAAGGGAAACGCTCCGTGCTGGAGTTCGACCATCGCGGTCGCTTGTACCGCATCGAGAACGAGCGCCTATAG
- a CDS encoding AraC family transcriptional regulator ligand-binding domain-containing protein has protein sequence MASTTAAFALSRGMSMREVERVCGVSGLAIVDPNARLPEDVLPRLWRAIDAREPGEALCIQMASAAPLTYFGGLAHGIQFADTVRTAMRFMIRSRVLLADRLSMALEEKPEAARVIVAHPADDMDRGLTAQCGAAIAARLLTEVLGVAEGLSAVEFAHPAYGPRRVYEEHFAAPVTFEAQHSALVLRPNCLDAEVSRANLELFAYVEQHFAQVIRRIEGPTAITALAPLRQAIAQSASLSDFNAESIAARGGLSVRAAQRLANTNGTTLKALIEEVRLDTARELLRNPRITIEAVADLVGYSDARAFRRAFKRWTGETPTAYRQANAHLGP, from the coding sequence ATGGCATCCACGACGGCGGCGTTTGCCCTGTCCCGCGGCATGAGCATGAGGGAGGTGGAGCGCGTCTGCGGCGTCTCCGGTCTGGCTATCGTCGATCCCAACGCGCGACTGCCGGAAGATGTGTTACCGCGCCTATGGCGGGCGATCGACGCGCGTGAACCCGGCGAAGCCCTATGCATTCAGATGGCCAGCGCAGCCCCGTTAACGTACTTCGGCGGCCTCGCCCACGGCATTCAGTTCGCAGACACGGTGCGCACGGCCATGCGCTTCATGATCCGCAGCCGCGTCCTACTCGCCGATCGCCTGAGCATGGCGCTCGAGGAAAAGCCTGAAGCGGCGCGGGTCATCGTCGCTCACCCCGCCGACGACATGGACCGGGGGCTCACGGCCCAGTGCGGGGCGGCGATCGCGGCGCGACTGCTCACAGAAGTGCTAGGCGTGGCGGAGGGGCTCTCGGCAGTCGAATTCGCCCACCCTGCTTACGGCCCCCGCCGGGTGTACGAGGAGCACTTCGCTGCGCCCGTCACTTTCGAGGCGCAACACAGCGCCCTAGTGCTGCGCCCGAATTGCCTGGACGCTGAAGTCAGCCGAGCAAACCTCGAGCTATTCGCCTACGTCGAGCAACACTTCGCGCAGGTGATCCGGCGGATTGAAGGGCCCACCGCAATCACTGCCCTAGCGCCTTTGCGCCAGGCGATTGCGCAAAGCGCGTCCTTGAGTGACTTCAATGCCGAGTCCATCGCCGCGCGAGGAGGACTCTCCGTGCGTGCCGCCCAGCGGCTCGCTAACACCAATGGCACCACCCTTAAGGCACTGATAGAAGAAGTACGCCTCGACACCGCACGAGAGTTGCTTCGCAACCCTCGCATCACGATCGAGGCGGTCGCCGATCTGGTGGGCTATTCCGATGCCCGCGCCTTCCGCCGTGCGTTCAAGCGCTGGACCGGTGAAACACCGACTGCCTACCGCCAGGCCAACGCCCACCTCGGGCCGTAG
- a CDS encoding efflux RND transporter permease subunit, which translates to MNLAAISLRNRFTTLMLTAVLFVGGLLTYQDLSRLEDPEFTIKKALVITSYSGASPAEVEREVTEKIERAVQQMGQTKEVESRSERGLSIVTVTVKDQYGPDELPQVWDELRRKVNDMQGELPPMAGPSAVEDDYGDVYGIFVALYGSGYTAAELKRVAQDLRREYLLVKDVAKVELWGDRTEAIYIELDRDRAMQLGITPASLEASIVDKNLVVDAGRVQVGANLIAIDPTGTFTSSEAIGDLLVKGEQSDAQIYLRDIATIQRGYVEPRSRILRFDGQEAIGIGISTAAGGNVVEMGAAIDTRTQEILEQIPLGLEFGVISMQPDAVTSAISGFVVSLVEAVLIVVAVLLVFMGVRSGLIIGFILTLTIAGTFIFMDPWGVALERISLGALIIALGMLVDNAIVVVDGMLVRMQRGMSAEDSAIEVVGQTAIPLLGATAVAIMAFGAIGLSDDSTGEFCRSLFQVVLISLSLSWVTAMTVTPLVCVVCLKQPDPNAPQKEAYGGLLYGAYRLLLEGAIRFRWLTVVAVVGLFAASLYGFRYVDQSFFPESTRPQIMLDVWLPQGTGIEQTNAVVAQIEDYLEQQPQVSTVSAVVGAGALRFLLTYNQEDQNSAYAQLIVDIEDYRAGPALIDRIEGELGPRLPEAQIYGKRFILGPGSGGKVQARFSGADANVLRELEAQAMQIMRDDGRLKAIRSDWRNRVPYVQPVLAPIESNRAGIERPDVASTVRAGFEGEVIAQFREDDELLPIVIRARAEERNNVDNLNNLLIWSPAAGESLPLRQVVSSFDTRLRDPIIERLNRTPTLTVHADPMSGQVTTRILERVKPQIDALPLPPGYSLEWWGEFRDTGQGQAGILASLPFFLLAMVLIVVALFNSARQPLVIWCMVPLALVGVSAGLLLTGQPFGFMSLLGFLSLSGMLIKNAIVLVDEIELKKGEGEGPYDAIVKASVSRLRPVAMAALTTVLGMIPLLGDAFFVSMAVTIIFGLSFATVLTMVVVPVLYAIFFAVPSPERKSEAPLDSATGASLATS; encoded by the coding sequence ATGAACCTGGCCGCGATTTCCCTGCGCAACCGCTTCACGACCTTGATGCTGACGGCGGTGTTGTTTGTCGGAGGGTTGCTGACCTATCAGGATCTCTCCCGCCTGGAAGATCCCGAGTTCACCATCAAGAAAGCGCTGGTGATCACGAGCTACTCCGGCGCCTCGCCCGCCGAGGTGGAGCGCGAGGTGACGGAGAAGATCGAGCGCGCCGTGCAGCAGATGGGGCAGACCAAGGAGGTGGAGTCGCGTTCCGAACGCGGACTGTCAATCGTCACGGTCACCGTCAAGGATCAGTACGGCCCAGACGAACTGCCCCAGGTATGGGACGAGCTGCGGCGTAAGGTCAACGATATGCAGGGGGAGTTACCGCCGATGGCGGGGCCCTCAGCGGTGGAAGATGACTACGGTGACGTCTACGGCATCTTCGTCGCTCTGTACGGTTCCGGCTACACGGCCGCAGAACTCAAACGCGTGGCACAGGATCTGCGCCGCGAGTACCTGCTCGTTAAAGACGTGGCCAAGGTGGAGCTGTGGGGCGATCGCACGGAGGCGATCTACATCGAGCTCGATCGAGATAGGGCTATGCAGCTCGGGATCACACCGGCTAGCCTCGAGGCGTCCATCGTCGATAAGAACCTGGTGGTCGATGCGGGACGCGTGCAGGTGGGCGCCAACCTGATCGCTATCGATCCCACGGGCACCTTCACCTCGAGCGAGGCCATTGGCGATCTTCTGGTGAAGGGCGAGCAGAGCGACGCGCAGATCTACCTCCGCGACATCGCCACGATCCAACGAGGCTACGTGGAGCCTCGCTCACGGATCCTGCGCTTCGATGGCCAAGAAGCCATCGGCATTGGCATTTCGACGGCGGCCGGGGGCAACGTTGTCGAAATGGGCGCGGCGATCGACACGCGTACCCAGGAGATCCTCGAACAGATTCCCCTCGGCCTGGAGTTCGGCGTGATTTCCATGCAGCCCGATGCGGTCACCAGCGCTATCTCGGGCTTTGTCGTGAGCCTGGTCGAAGCTGTGCTGATCGTCGTGGCGGTGTTGTTGGTGTTCATGGGGGTGCGCAGCGGTTTGATCATCGGCTTCATCCTAACGCTCACTATCGCTGGCACCTTCATCTTCATGGATCCCTGGGGCGTGGCGCTTGAGCGGATCTCGCTCGGTGCGTTGATCATCGCCCTAGGTATGCTGGTGGATAATGCCATCGTGGTGGTCGATGGCATGCTCGTGCGCATGCAGCGCGGGATGAGCGCCGAGGACTCGGCGATCGAAGTGGTCGGGCAGACGGCCATCCCCCTGCTGGGGGCGACGGCGGTGGCCATCATGGCCTTCGGTGCCATCGGCCTGTCCGACGACAGTACGGGAGAGTTCTGCCGCAGCTTGTTTCAGGTGGTGCTCATCTCCCTGTCCCTGAGCTGGGTCACAGCGATGACCGTCACACCGCTCGTGTGCGTGGTGTGTTTGAAGCAACCCGATCCCAACGCGCCGCAGAAGGAGGCGTACGGCGGACTACTCTACGGCGCGTATCGACTGCTATTGGAAGGCGCGATCCGCTTCCGCTGGCTCACGGTGGTCGCCGTGGTCGGTCTGTTCGCTGCCTCGCTCTACGGCTTTCGCTACGTTGACCAGAGCTTCTTTCCGGAGTCGACCCGGCCGCAGATCATGCTCGACGTCTGGCTGCCCCAGGGCACGGGCATCGAACAAACCAATGCGGTGGTGGCGCAGATCGAAGACTACCTCGAGCAGCAGCCGCAGGTCAGCACGGTCAGCGCCGTGGTGGGTGCTGGCGCCTTGCGCTTCCTGCTCACCTACAACCAAGAGGATCAGAACAGCGCCTACGCGCAGCTCATCGTCGACATCGAGGACTACCGCGCGGGGCCGGCGCTAATCGACCGTATCGAAGGCGAGCTCGGCCCCCGCCTACCGGAGGCACAGATCTACGGCAAACGCTTCATTCTCGGCCCCGGCAGCGGCGGCAAGGTGCAGGCGCGTTTCTCCGGCGCGGACGCCAACGTGCTGCGCGAGCTTGAAGCCCAAGCGATGCAGATCATGCGGGATGACGGTCGCCTCAAGGCGATCCGTTCGGATTGGCGCAACCGAGTGCCCTACGTGCAGCCGGTGCTAGCGCCGATCGAAAGCAACCGCGCAGGCATCGAGCGACCCGATGTGGCGAGTACGGTACGTGCCGGCTTCGAGGGCGAGGTCATCGCCCAGTTCCGAGAGGACGATGAGCTGCTGCCAATCGTGATCCGTGCCCGCGCGGAGGAACGCAACAACGTAGACAATCTCAACAACCTCCTCATCTGGAGTCCCGCCGCAGGCGAGTCACTGCCTCTGCGCCAGGTGGTGTCGTCCTTCGATACGCGCCTGCGCGATCCAATCATCGAGCGCCTCAACCGCACGCCAACGCTAACCGTGCACGCCGATCCCATGTCGGGCCAAGTCACTACGCGCATCCTCGAGCGAGTGAAGCCGCAGATTGATGCCCTCCCGCTGCCTCCTGGCTACTCACTTGAGTGGTGGGGGGAGTTTCGCGATACGGGGCAGGGCCAGGCGGGCATCCTCGCGAGCCTGCCGTTCTTTTTGCTCGCGATGGTGCTGATCGTCGTCGCCCTGTTCAACTCGGCGCGCCAACCGCTCGTGATCTGGTGCATGGTGCCCCTAGCGCTGGTTGGGGTGAGCGCGGGATTGCTGCTGACAGGGCAGCCGTTTGGCTTCATGTCGCTGCTGGGCTTTCTCAGTCTCTCAGGCATGCTGATCAAGAACGCGATCGTGCTTGTCGATGAGATTGAGCTAAAGAAGGGCGAAGGCGAGGGGCCCTACGACGCCATCGTCAAAGCATCGGTCAGTCGCCTGCGACCAGTGGCGATGGCCGCGCTCACCACGGTCCTCGGCATGATACCGCTGCTCGGGGATGCTTTCTTCGTGTCGATGGCGGTGACGATTATCTTTGGCCTGTCCTTCGCCACCGTGTTGACCATGGTCGTGGTGCCCGTACTGTACGCGATCTTCTTCGCAGTGCCCTCGCCGGAGCGCAAGTCGGAGGCGCCGCTCGACTCGGCGACCGGGGCCTCGCTAGCCACCAGTTGA